A window of the Virgibacillus pantothenticus genome harbors these coding sequences:
- the tatA gene encoding twin-arginine translocase TatA/TatE family subunit: MANIGMPGLIVILILALIIFGPNKLPELGKAVGKTLREFKLSTKGVMDDDEGENTSGDGKSNK; the protein is encoded by the coding sequence ATGGCAAATATAGGTATGCCTGGTTTAATCGTAATTCTTATATTAGCTTTAATCATTTTTGGTCCTAATAAATTGCCTGAGCTCGGTAAAGCAGTAGGTAAAACGTTAAGGGAGTTTAAGCTCTCCACAAAAGGGGTTATGGATGATGACGAAGGTGAAAATACATCGGGTGATGGTAAAAGTAACAAGTAG